The genomic DNA AAATGAGTTAAAAAGAAAAGGGATAAATATCAGTATGACAGAAGAAAATCATTGCTATGAAAATGCTATTGCTGAAAGGGTTAACGGCATTTTGAAAGATGAATTCTATCTCGACCAATGCTTCTTTTCTAACATCCATGCAAAACGTGCTGCAAAAAATGCTATTAAACTATATAATAACAAAAGGCTTCATGTATCTTTAGGGTACAAAACACCTAACTCGGTGTTTCAAAACGTAGCTTAAAAAAATGATTAACCTGTAGCCGTATTCTAGGACTAGACAATCAAAACACGCCGGTCGCGCCCATTCATTAGAATGGTAAGCGGTTTATCAAAGTGCACATGTTTAATAAATTCGGTTTCCCGAAGTACTTCCTGCTTTTTCAAAGCCTCCATTTTTAGTTTTGCCTTACGCGAATTATGCGGCACCGAAAAATAGCCTACATTCATTGAAGTTACATTGTGGAAAAAGTGTGAGCCCAGCGAAGCATCGAGTGGAAAATCGGGCAAGCCCATTTCTACAATTATTTTGGCTTTCGAGATGTTTGCCCACAACACCGGGATTCCGGTATACGGATCGCGCGAGCCCCAGCGCCCCGGCCCGATGAGAATATACGGGCGGCCCTCTTTTTCAAACCAGTCGTTTAATTTACTGATCTCCTGCGCCATTTGTTTGGTTTTCATCTTATCAAACTTATCCGGATCGACAAAAACCACATCGTGAATGTCTTTTATTTTACCATTGCCCATTCCGTGTTCGGCATACATAAAAACTTTGTCTTCATCCACCATTTCAATATCCACTTCCACCTGTTCCTCGATGCGGATTAGCGGTTTAATCTGTAATAAATAAAGCGTTGGTTTGCCATTTTCTGCCGGCTCCAGATCCAGGGCATATTCAATCTCCACCGGCGATCCCATGGCTTCCTTAAACAGTTTTAGCAGCAGCTGCAGCACATCGGCAAGCGGCAAATGGTTGTACTTTAATATATTGGCAAAATCAATCACTTTTGGCCCGGGCCCCTGAATTCCCGGTATCAGATCGTCATTTTCGATCAAATACGTTGATGCCGAATGCTCCAGTGTCCCGTCTTTTTCAGCTTCTTTTATGCGGTATTTTTTTATGGCTGCATCTTCGCCGTCGCTTGCCAAATCAAAGTCAGGATTTGAAAGATCGATGGCATAAAACTGTTTCTGCGTATCGCGCAACTGATCTTTTAACGACGAAGCATTCAGGTTTGGATATTTCGGACAGAACCGGAATGCATTCTCTCCACCAACAACATACATTCCGAGGCCAACGGCAGCTACCGAAAAACCGTCGTCGGGCTCCATGTAAGCAATGGGGTAATAATTGTACGACTGCGCCACTCCCGAAAGCGTAGGGTAATATTTATCGTTGTACTCGTGGCCAATCACTTCCTGAATGACCACCGCCATTTTTTCCTCTTCAATTTTATAGTTTACCGCATCGAAATACGCCTGTGCCGACTCGGTAAAAATACTGGAGTAAACCAGCTTGATGGCCATCTCAAGGTGTTGGTAACGCACCTCCAAATCAGGATGATTATTCGGAATTAGGTATGTGGCATAAACGCCCGAGAAGGGTTGCAGCAACGAATCTTCGAACAATCCCGACGAGCGCACTGCCAGCGGCCTTTTTATCTTTTTAAGGTATTCGATCAGCCTTTTCCTTATTTTATCGTCGAATTCCGACTCCAGGAAATGTTTTCGGATGGCGCTATAATCGTTAAACGAGTAAATATCGTCGTAAAGGTTATTGGTCTCAATAAACTTATCAAACTCCAGCGCTCCAATTACCGATGTTGAAGGAATACGGATATTCATTTCAGGGATCAGTTTCGAAAAGTCGATGTTCTCGATAAAATTGCAGATAAAAGCAATACCTCTCCCCTTTCCGCCAAGCGAACCTTTTGCCATACGCACAATAAACCGGCTCGACGACACAAACTCCGAGTCGAAATTTACAATGGTACCGCGCAAACGTTCGAAGCGCACTTTTTTAAAACTGTCGAGGCAAAACTGCCGCAGTTCTTCAGGCGAATCAAAATCCGACATTTGAATCGGCATCAGCAATTCAGCTAGGTTAATTTCGCCACGCGCCATTAGCCAGGTGGAAAAAGAGTTTCGGCTTCCGTGATATTGCAACGATTCTTCGGGAATATCTCTGAATTTCTCCTGAAACTCGACCAGGTTTTTTGCCTGCGCAATGGGCAAACCATCCATGCCTTTAAAAACAAAGTTTCCGAAGCCCAACCGCCGGTACAGGAAATTGAAAATATCCATCGACAGGCTTTCCGAATTTTTATTGATAAAATCGGCACCCACCTCTTTTGCGCGTTGAGCATTGGAAATGTCGTGTGATTGCAGCAATAAGGGAATAGGAAATTTTCGTGTGGATTGGGTAAACTTCAGCAGATCGATACCGGCGTCTTCGTCTTCCACACCACCCTTTTCAAATTTCACATCAGAAATTACACACAGCATGTACCGCCGGTAGCTGTTTATAAATTTCACTGCTTCCTCGTAGTTGTCGGCCAGAATTACTTTTGGCCGGGCCCGCATCCGTAGAATTTTATGCAGTTCATCAGCAGCATCTTCATTCACCAACACCTGCGTTTGGGTCATTACCGTGGTGTAAAGCATTGGCAGGTACCGCGAATAATATTGAATACTGTCTTCCACCAACAAAATTATCCGAACGCTACCATTTTGTGTATCGCGGGCCACATTGCTTTTGTCCTCGATGTATTTGATCATGGCCATAAAAACATTCGAGTTCCCGTTCCACACAAAAATGCGGTCGATAAAATCGAGCTTTCGGCGCTCGGCCTGGAAGAAACGCAGATCGGCATTGTTATTTACCAACAACAACAAAGGCACTTTGGGCCGCACATTCCGGATGGCTCGGGCTGTTTCAACCGGTGTATTTTTGTCCATGCCGGCCATCACAATTATCAGGTCGAAATCGCGATGTTCCAAAATCAGCAAAGCCTCTTCCTTGGTATGTACACTGGTAAAACGCGGTGCGGCATACAAGTTCAGTTGAAGGTATTCGCCAAATATTTTATCGCTGAACTGCCCTTCGCGAACAATGGAATACGAGTCGTAAAGCGTAGCCACCAGCAGCACTTCTTTGACTTTGGTGGGCATTAATTCCTGGAAAATATCGCGGTCGTTTTTACGCTTTTTGTAAATGGTAGATAGAGATATATTGTCGATGTCCATTGCTGTTGTTTTCTTTCAGTCTCGTCAAAGATGTTTTACTAACTCCGTCCTTTAGGGCGGAGGTTTTAAAGCCGTGTGACAAGCACGGATTTATGAAGAATTTTATAACATCCAAAGTACAAAATTCTTCATAAATCCTTTAGGTTCTGTCTTCATTATTCCACACCCTAAAGGGCGGGGTTAAACAAACTTTTACGAAATACTGGTTTATACTTATTTAGCTTTTGAAGTTAGGGAATTTTTGGTGTTTGAAGAATGACAGGCATAAAAAACATTTATGACTCACGGAAATCACAAACAGGAATGCAAGGAGGAGATTATCGTTTCAAGTAAAAAAAGGAAGAAGATCAAAGTCCGCTAAGATTTATGTATCCGGGAGAGTCAATATTGCGTGCTTTGCGAAAACTTCGCGTCCACTGCGTGAACCTTCTATCTTTTATCTCTATAAGACTTTCAAAAAAAATCCCGATCTGTCGAGTGACAAACCGGGATATAATATTTTTTAGTCCGCAGTAAGGATGTCATCTTTTTGAAAGATGACATCCTTCGACTTTTAATGTTTAATCTAATTTATGAATCACCAAACCTGAGCGCAATTTTGGTTCGAACCAGGTTGTTTTAGGTGGCATAATGTTTCCGCTGTCGGCAATGTTAATCAGTTGCTGCATGGAAACCGGGTACAGTGCAAAGGCTGCTTTCATTTCGCCCGAATCAACACGGCGTTTCAGCTCAGCCAAACCACGAATACCTCCAACAAAATCGATACGTTTTGACGTACGAAGATCTTTAATATCCAGAATCGGATCGAGCACCTGGTTAGAAAGAATAGTTACATCCAGAATTCCAATCGGGTCTGAATCATCGAAAGTTCCTTCTTTTGCTGTTAGTTTATACCAGCTTCCGGCCATATAAAGGCTAAACTCGTGTAATGCCGATGGTTTGAAAATTTCAGTTCCCATGTTCTCCACATCGAAACCTTTCGAAAGCTCAGCAAGGAAATCAATTTCCGACAAACCATTCAAGTCGGTTACTACTCGGTTGTAATCGATAATCTGCAATTGGTTATCAGGGAAATGAACCGCCATAAAATAATTGTACTCTTCATCGCCTGTATGATTTGAATTCTGCGCTGTTTTTTCGGCACCAATTCGCGCAGCGGCAGCAGTTCGGTGGTGACCGTCGGCCACATAAGTAAACGGAACTTTCTCTTCAAAAAGTTGCTCCAGTTTTGCATTTGTTTCGGCATCATCGATGGTCCAGAAATGGTGACCAAATCCGTCTTCGGCAGTAAAGTCGTAATCGGCAGCTTTGCTTTTTACAATGTTCTCAACAATGGCGTCAATTTCAGCCACGGCTTTATAAGCAAAAAATACCGGTTCGATGTTGGCGTTCAAATAGCGCGTTAAAACCATGCGGTCTTCCTCTTTCTCCGGACGGGTAAGTTCGTGCTTTTTAATAATGCCGTTTTCATAATCGGCACAAGCTGCGGCACCTACAATTCCGTATTGGGTAACACCATTCATGGTTTGTGCATAAATATAATATTTGGCCTCAGCATCGCTTTGCAGCCAACCTTTTTCCTGAAAAGCTTTAAAATTTTCAACGGCTTTGTTATACACCGTTTCAGAGTGAATATCTTCCACTTCCGGGCATTCAATTTCGGCTTTTGTAATACGAAGTAACGACTTCTCTTTTCCTTCAGCCATCACAGCTGCTTCTTCCGAATTCATCACGTCGTAAGGAAGACATGCCAGTTCTTCAACAATTTCTTTTTGAGGACGAAGTCCTTTGAATGGTTTTATTATCGCCATGTTAATTTCTACAGTTAATGTGTTAATGAGTAATTGAGTAAATGCGTAAGCTGCACCTTGTTACCCTAACACAGATTTTGAGACAAAAGTAGTTATTTATTCAGTTTCCTATTTAAAAATTTCTTGTATCCGGCCGCTAATTTCGATAATTCGGTAAGGTAAGTTCTTGACTCCATATATTTCTGTTCATCAATGTAATTTCTTCTGAAGGCTATTGTTGAACAAGCTAAACATTCGCGAATTGAGCCACGCACAATGCGCAAATATCTTAAAGACAATGGAATACTCTCACCATATCCTTCCGCAATATTTAGTGAAATTGAAGTAGCTGCCCGGTTCAATTGGCTTCCTAATTCAAACCTTTCTTCTTTGGGAAACCGGATTATTAAATCGTAAACAAAATCAGTGAAATCGAGTGATTTTTTGTACAACTCCAACGATTCGAAATCGAAGAAACTGGAATGAGGATAATTTTTCATAATAATTGAATTTTAGTATGATCATAAAAGTTACAAAATACAAAGCACTTTTACCAACCAACTTCTTCTCCTCAATCACTCATTCACCAAATTACTCACTCACTATTTTTCCTTATTCACCTGATGCGTATTATCTCCGTTTTCAAAGAAATCGACAATTTGCTGTGCAGCTGCCAGGCCGGCATTTAAGTTGGCCTCGGCGGTTTGTGCACCCGCTTTTTTAGGTGTAAAGAAAAATCTTCCGGGGAATTTCTCCACGAATTCAGCTTCACAGTCGGGCGTAAGATCCGACATGTATTTTATGCCCGGTTTTTCTTCCATACATTTTACCAGGTCTGACTCGTTGATGACCTCCTTTCGGGCGGTGTTTACCAAAATGCTGCCATCTTTTAAATGCGCAAGCACTTCGTCACTAACCGACTTAATATGCTCGCCACGTGCCGGAACATGTATAGAAACGATGTCGCTTTTTTCGTAGAGGTCTTCCAACGATTTGGCAACTTTTAGTCCGATTGCAGCGGCAGCACCTTTACTGTAGCGGGTGTATACAATTACTTTCATTCCCATGGCGCGTGCAATACGGAAAACATTTCGGGCAACGTAACCAAATCCGTGCAACCCGAGTGTACGGCCACGCATTTCGCCACCTGGTTTTCCCGAGTACATCTCGCGCAAACCCATTATGGCCAAACCAATAGCCAACTCTGCAACGGCATTTGCATTTTGTCCGGGCGTGTTCATTACCACGATGTTGTTGGCTGTAGCAGCATCCAAATCAACATTGTCGTAACCGGCACCAGCGCGTACTACGATTTTTAGTTTTTTACCGGCGTTTAGTACTTCCTCATCAAACTTATCGCTGCGAATAATGGCTGCATCAACATCGGCAACAGCTTCCAACAGCTCTTGTTTTTCGGTGTACCTCTCGAGCAATTGAAGCTCGTAACCGGCTTTCTCAAAAATTTTACTGATTTTTTTTACAGCAACCGGGGCAAACGGTTTTTCTGTAGCTATTAAGACTTTTCTCATCACTCATAAAATTTAGGTTCACCCACGGCAACTTGAAAACAGCGGGTGAAAAAAATGCAGGACTACCGCCCTGCATTTCATTTGATTATTTTTTGTTTACTTCATTTTTTCAAACTCTTGCATGGCATCCACCAAAGCCTGAATACTTTCAACAGGCATTGCATTGTAAATTGAAGCCCTGAAACCACCAACTGAGCGGTGTCCTTTTATTCCCAACATACCTTTTGCAGTTGCGAATTCCAGAAACTCTTTCTCAAATTCAGCATACTCCGGAGTCATTATAAAAGTTACGTTCATTAACGAACGATCTTCTTTTGCCAAAACCGTACACTGGAACATTTTATTACGATCGATTTCATCGTAAAGAACTTTTGCTTTTTCGATGTTCTTTTGCTCCATTGCTTCTACTCCGCCGTTTTCTTTTAACCAGATTAAGGTTTGCAAACAAGCAAAAACAGGA from uncultured Draconibacterium sp. includes the following:
- a CDS encoding four helix bundle protein, whose protein sequence is MKNYPHSSFFDFESLELYKKSLDFTDFVYDLIIRFPKEERFELGSQLNRAATSISLNIAEGYGESIPLSLRYLRIVRGSIRECLACSTIAFRRNYIDEQKYMESRTYLTELSKLAAGYKKFLNRKLNK
- a CDS encoding DUF1015 family protein, which gives rise to MAIIKPFKGLRPQKEIVEELACLPYDVMNSEEAAVMAEGKEKSLLRITKAEIECPEVEDIHSETVYNKAVENFKAFQEKGWLQSDAEAKYYIYAQTMNGVTQYGIVGAAACADYENGIIKKHELTRPEKEEDRMVLTRYLNANIEPVFFAYKAVAEIDAIVENIVKSKAADYDFTAEDGFGHHFWTIDDAETNAKLEQLFEEKVPFTYVADGHHRTAAAARIGAEKTAQNSNHTGDEEYNYFMAVHFPDNQLQIIDYNRVVTDLNGLSEIDFLAELSKGFDVENMGTEIFKPSALHEFSLYMAGSWYKLTAKEGTFDDSDPIGILDVTILSNQVLDPILDIKDLRTSKRIDFVGGIRGLAELKRRVDSGEMKAAFALYPVSMQQLINIADSGNIMPPKTTWFEPKLRSGLVIHKLD
- a CDS encoding PEP/pyruvate-binding domain-containing protein: MDIDNISLSTIYKKRKNDRDIFQELMPTKVKEVLLVATLYDSYSIVREGQFSDKIFGEYLQLNLYAAPRFTSVHTKEEALLILEHRDFDLIIVMAGMDKNTPVETARAIRNVRPKVPLLLLVNNNADLRFFQAERRKLDFIDRIFVWNGNSNVFMAMIKYIEDKSNVARDTQNGSVRIILLVEDSIQYYSRYLPMLYTTVMTQTQVLVNEDAADELHKILRMRARPKVILADNYEEAVKFINSYRRYMLCVISDVKFEKGGVEDEDAGIDLLKFTQSTRKFPIPLLLQSHDISNAQRAKEVGADFINKNSESLSMDIFNFLYRRLGFGNFVFKGMDGLPIAQAKNLVEFQEKFRDIPEESLQYHGSRNSFSTWLMARGEINLAELLMPIQMSDFDSPEELRQFCLDSFKKVRFERLRGTIVNFDSEFVSSSRFIVRMAKGSLGGKGRGIAFICNFIENIDFSKLIPEMNIRIPSTSVIGALEFDKFIETNNLYDDIYSFNDYSAIRKHFLESEFDDKIRKRLIEYLKKIKRPLAVRSSGLFEDSLLQPFSGVYATYLIPNNHPDLEVRYQHLEMAIKLVYSSIFTESAQAYFDAVNYKIEEEKMAVVIQEVIGHEYNDKYYPTLSGVAQSYNYYPIAYMEPDDGFSVAAVGLGMYVVGGENAFRFCPKYPNLNASSLKDQLRDTQKQFYAIDLSNPDFDLASDGEDAAIKKYRIKEAEKDGTLEHSASTYLIENDDLIPGIQGPGPKVIDFANILKYNHLPLADVLQLLLKLFKEAMGSPVEIEYALDLEPAENGKPTLYLLQIKPLIRIEEQVEVDIEMVDEDKVFMYAEHGMGNGKIKDIHDVVFVDPDKFDKMKTKQMAQEISKLNDWFEKEGRPYILIGPGRWGSRDPYTGIPVLWANISKAKIIVEMGLPDFPLDASLGSHFFHNVTSMNVGYFSVPHNSRKAKLKMEALKKQEVLRETEFIKHVHFDKPLTILMNGRDRRVLIV
- a CDS encoding NAD(P)-dependent oxidoreductase — protein: MRKVLIATEKPFAPVAVKKISKIFEKAGYELQLLERYTEKQELLEAVADVDAAIIRSDKFDEEVLNAGKKLKIVVRAGAGYDNVDLDAATANNIVVMNTPGQNANAVAELAIGLAIMGLREMYSGKPGGEMRGRTLGLHGFGYVARNVFRIARAMGMKVIVYTRYSKGAAAAIGLKVAKSLEDLYEKSDIVSIHVPARGEHIKSVSDEVLAHLKDGSILVNTARKEVINESDLVKCMEEKPGIKYMSDLTPDCEAEFVEKFPGRFFFTPKKAGAQTAEANLNAGLAAAQQIVDFFENGDNTHQVNKEK